The following coding sequences are from one Leucoraja erinacea ecotype New England chromosome 2, Leri_hhj_1, whole genome shotgun sequence window:
- the nxph1 gene encoding neurexophilin-1 yields the protein MQAVYWYTVLLLQSTLYLVTCAHENNPKKSDLLKTGSPKNTQKHIWTESTKDLSISRLLTQTLSGKENTTAVDLHYETPVPYSDQDIWDWLRNASDQKEPHPRAKRRPIVKTGKFKKMFGWGDFHSNIKTVKLNLLITGKIVDHGNGTFSVYFRHNSTGQGNVSVSLVPPTKIVEFDLAQQTVIDAKDSKTFNCRIEYEKVDKAKKTTLCNYDPSKTCYQEQTQSHVSWLCSKPFKVICIYISFYSTDYKLVQKVCPDYNYHSDTPYFPSG from the coding sequence GTAACATGTGCTCATGAAAACAACCCTAAAAAATCAGACCTTCTAAAAACTGGCAGCCCTAAGAACACGCAAAAGCATATATGGACAGAAAGTACCAAAGATCTGTCTATCAGTCGCCTGCTAACACAGACATTATCTGGCAAAGAGAATACTACTGCTGTGGACCTGCACTATGAAACTCCAGTACCTTATTCTGACCAGGATATTTGGGATTGGTTACGGAATGCCTCAGATCAGAAGGAACCTCACCCCCGTGCTAAGAGACGCCCTATAGTAAAAACAGGAAAATTCAAGAAAATGTTCGGCTGGGGAGACTTTCATTCCAACATCAAAACCGTCAAGCTCAACCTACTGATCACAGGCAAAATAGTGGACCATGGAAATGGTACTTTTAGCGTCTACTTCCGTCACAATTCCACTGGCCAGGGGAATGTTTCGGTCAGCTTGGTGCCCCCTACAAAAATTGTGGAATTTGACTTGGCTCAACAGACAGTGATTGATGCCAAAGATTCAAAGACATTTAACTGCCGCATTGAATACGAGAAAGTGGACAAGGCGAAGAAGACGACGCTTTGCAATTACGATCCATCGAAAACATGTTACCAGGAGCAGACCCAAAGTCACGTGTCATGGCTCTGCTCCAAACCCTTTAAAGTCATATGTATTTATATTTCATTTTACAGTACAGATTACAAACTAGTGCAGAAAGTGTGTCCAGATTACAATTACCACAGTGACACTCCTTATTTCCCCTCTGGCTGA